A genomic region of Bradyrhizobium sp. ORS 278 contains the following coding sequences:
- the asnB gene encoding asparagine synthase (glutamine-hydrolyzing), which yields MCGIAGLLQTERATDHAGLVSITDCMTAALAHRGPDASGTWIDARHGVCFGQRRLAILDLSEAGAQPMHDACGRYTITFNGEIYNHLDIRAELDAGGAAPNWRGHSDTETLLAAIRQWGVNRALQRLIGMFAFALWDAEARELVLARDRFGEKPLFYGWIGGDLVFGSELKALAAHPSWSPSLDRAALTAFMRYSYVPAPATIWGGVRKLPPASFVSFPSDAVPGELPEPRPYWSLRDRLTSGRGDRIDGESEAIDRLGQLLSTAVKRQCLSDVPLGAFLSGGIDSSTIVALMQAQASQPVRTFSIGFAEGGYNEAEDARRVARHLGTDHTEMYVDARTAMDVIPKLPRIYDEPFADSSQIPTHLVAQLARRHVTVALSGDAGDELFGGYNRHVWGGALQARLGRWPLPLRRALGAVLGAIAPEPADTVLGALQPLLPRRFKVRHPGDQVAKLGRLIAADGFDGLYRALCSIDPSPTRTVLDGEERAHWAGEQMRQGAAALDPLDRMTLADSLSYLSDDILQKVDRAAMAVALETRVPFLDKDVVEFAARVPPDMKVRDGRGKWLVRQVLYRYVPAEMIDRPKTGFSIPLDSWLRGPLKSWASDLLSPERLKRQGLFDPVRVTRMLDEHLSRRHNHAYWLWNVLMAEAWYDEWARA from the coding sequence ATGTGTGGCATCGCGGGCTTGCTGCAGACCGAGCGGGCGACGGATCATGCCGGGTTGGTCTCGATCACCGATTGCATGACCGCGGCCTTGGCGCACCGTGGCCCGGATGCATCGGGCACATGGATAGACGCGCGGCATGGGGTCTGCTTTGGTCAGCGACGCCTCGCGATCCTCGATCTGTCCGAGGCTGGCGCGCAGCCGATGCATGACGCCTGCGGGCGCTACACGATCACCTTCAATGGCGAGATCTACAATCATCTGGACATAAGGGCCGAGCTGGATGCGGGTGGCGCCGCCCCGAATTGGCGCGGTCATTCCGATACCGAGACGCTGCTCGCCGCGATCAGGCAGTGGGGTGTGAATCGGGCGCTGCAGCGGCTGATCGGCATGTTTGCGTTCGCGCTGTGGGACGCAGAGGCGCGTGAGCTTGTGCTGGCGCGTGACCGTTTCGGCGAGAAGCCACTGTTCTATGGCTGGATCGGTGGCGACCTGGTGTTCGGATCGGAGCTCAAGGCGTTGGCCGCGCATCCGTCCTGGTCCCCGTCGCTGGATCGCGCGGCGCTCACGGCGTTCATGCGCTACTCCTACGTTCCGGCACCGGCCACAATCTGGGGTGGCGTTCGTAAGCTTCCGCCCGCATCGTTCGTAAGCTTTCCCTCTGACGCCGTGCCGGGCGAGTTGCCCGAGCCGCGACCCTATTGGTCGCTGCGCGATCGGCTGACCTCAGGCCGGGGCGACCGGATCGACGGCGAAAGCGAAGCGATCGATCGGTTAGGGCAGCTTCTTTCGACCGCCGTCAAGCGGCAGTGCCTTTCGGACGTGCCGCTCGGCGCGTTTCTCTCCGGCGGAATCGATTCATCGACGATTGTCGCCTTGATGCAGGCGCAGGCCAGCCAGCCGGTGCGCACCTTCAGCATCGGCTTCGCCGAGGGCGGCTACAACGAGGCCGAGGATGCGCGCCGCGTCGCGCGGCATCTCGGCACCGATCATACCGAGATGTATGTCGACGCGCGCACTGCGATGGACGTGATCCCGAAGCTGCCGCGCATCTATGACGAGCCGTTCGCCGACTCCTCGCAGATCCCAACGCATCTCGTGGCCCAACTCGCCCGCCGGCACGTCACGGTCGCGCTGTCCGGCGATGCCGGGGACGAGTTGTTCGGCGGCTACAACAGGCACGTTTGGGGCGGCGCCCTGCAAGCGCGTCTCGGCCGTTGGCCGCTGCCGCTGCGGCGTGCTCTCGGGGCCGTGCTCGGCGCTATCGCTCCGGAACCGGCCGATACCGTTCTCGGGGCGTTGCAGCCGCTGCTGCCGCGCCGGTTCAAGGTCCGGCATCCCGGAGATCAGGTTGCCAAGCTTGGACGTCTCATCGCGGCCGATGGATTCGACGGTTTGTACCGAGCGCTGTGCTCGATCGATCCGTCTCCGACGCGCACGGTCTTGGACGGGGAGGAGCGCGCGCACTGGGCCGGCGAGCAGATGCGGCAAGGCGCAGCGGCTCTCGATCCGCTCGACCGCATGACGCTGGCCGATTCGCTCAGCTATCTCAGCGACGACATTCTGCAGAAGGTGGACCGTGCGGCCATGGCGGTGGCGCTGGAGACGCGGGTGCCGTTCCTCGACAAGGACGTCGTCGAATTCGCAGCGCGGGTTCCGCCCGATATGAAGGTGCGCGACGGCCGCGGCAAATGGCTGGTGAGGCAGGTGCTTTACCGGTATGTGCCGGCCGAAATGATCGACCGGCCGAAGACCGGCTTCAGCATACCCCTGGACTCGTGGCTGCGCGGGCCGCTGAAATCATGGGCCTCAGACCTGCTGTCGCCGGAGCGGCTGAAGCGGCAGGGTCTGTTCGATCCGGTGCGGGTGACGCGCATGTTGGACGAGCATCTCAGCCGACGGCACAATCATGCCTACTGGCTGTGGAACGTGCTGATGGCCGAAGCCTGGTACGACGAATGGGCGCGGGCTTGA